The sequence below is a genomic window from Cryptosporidium parvum Iowa II chromosome 6, whole genome shotgun sequence.
ataatatttaatttttgtataattttcaatttttacatactttatattaaattcagTGTTAATTAGTGATTTATACTTTTGaacaattttattattattttcaaaatgatCAAAAAGTTTGTTAAACTTGTTagtattaattaaaattaacaTATTTTCTGGTTCAATTTCAGATAAAATACTATTTATTGtgttttcattaatttgattagTTTCTatattgttaataataacataTTTTGGCATTAATTTATagttaaaatatttatctataatttgattattagGAGAATCATCAAcgtaattataatattgttCGTTTTGAGAGTGATTATAATCTTGTAGAATTTGTTCAaatgatatattttctttaatatatattatagCAGagtaaatttcttttaaaatatattcaatatttttaattccatTAATTGTCAGCTCTAtgtaaattttaaataaattgaattgaATTTCTTGTGTATAAAAATGACATTTAATATCGTTAATaagtaattttttgtttaaatattgaaatttattactattcAAATTATGATTTATGTATttcataataatataaataataataagtttttcatttccatttaattttgtttcaaaTGGCAAGTATAAAGtgattaaattttttttatgaATAGATTCAGcaaaaatgattttttttttcaaatattcatatGGATTTGTatgattaaaaataatctcTTCGTCAAATGATTTAAGAGGTAGttgtttattttgaatttttgaaaaatatttgatagCAAGATTAGTTAATTCATCTATAGATTTATTACTTGTAAGCACTAAAATCATTTTGTTAGAGGAGTATtcattttgataaaatctgataatttcatttctaatgtcaatttcttttaatatagGCTCTAGTTTAAAagtttcattattattattattattattagttaaTTTTCTGATAATAGATAAATTGAAGTATTCCTGTTTCTTataaatatcattttcatgattaatattaattatttctttttcaataaagtGTTCATCAAATAGAGGATCTATAAAAGATTGAGAAAATCTATCTAGAGCTTCTTCAATAACATTAGagttaattttaaaataataacgTGTATATTCTAGATCAGTAAAAGCACTTGTTTCTCcaaaatgaagatgaataaatttataaaaacCGTAAATTTCCGGGTATTTTTTCGTGTTAATAAATAGTGACTGCTTTAGTAGGTGTGCTAGTCCAGGAATATATTCGGGATCATTATGGCTTCCGACTTGAATATGGAGAGTACCATAAGTGTGCTTTCCTGGTCTACTAATAAGGAAAACATCAagttcattatttaatttaataaatctgTACTTATTTTCCGTATAATTGTGTTTGAGAAATTGATTGTTATCAATAACTTCTTTAATGTATTTTTCATGAGATAAGTAATCTTGTATGCTGGCGGTTTTATTTGTAAGTGAGAATATACAATGTTTTGAATGTAAATTAAGAAGATTAAATAACAAGATAAAAGTGTATATTATTGAGATATTTGTCATTTTGTTACTTTTACAGTGACATTTAAGttataaaattttttatttgccAATATTTGACAGTGAATGGTTACAGGTACAATCTATTTACTTTAAGGCGGGcaaagtaattattttaaaaatgaatagattttttttttttttttttagaaatatattaatttttttaactttgaaaaaacaaaaattaatagattAACCTTGATTAAGATAAAACCATGATTGGATTAAACAGATTATAAAAtgcaaaaaataaatattaaagaaaatattgaattttattcaatttattttgacaataatcaagaaataatatattaaaaaaataaataattagaaaaaaaaaatcataaaagcaaaattgataaaaaaataacttacaatagaaaattaataactaaaattaatttttattattttaataaattgttttattatttttttttaactagAATGCAGGAGAAAAAACGAacttttattcttaatttgCAATATTCTaacaaatacaaaaattattagatttttCTTCAACGATCATTATCAATTCctatattttaaagatcttcaatttatataaaagaaatgattgaaattttttttttttaataaatattaaattattatttttattagtctttttaaataattaaagatggattgaaaaaaaaaaaaaaaaaattattaataaatgtataattaataaattttggatTACATTATGTATTTTCAATTCACTATAtgtttttatatttttatgaTTGAATAAAGAATCGGAAGAATTGAATTTAGTAAAATTTTGTGGAACATAGTTTGATAGATAATCAAGAGTAACTTTCTCTTTAGAATAAGGAGATTGAACAGCATGCaagaatatattagaatttttataaatatgtTTGAGCCaatgaaaaaatttatgatatttaagtttttttcACAAAATGGatagttttatttttctcattaaaattatttgtttgatcttgaattttagatgaaaaataaaaaaatttttcagTTACATCAATTTCTGGTTCATTGTGAGTATCAAGAATTGATTCTTTAGCAGTATTAAATGAAGTTTCcttaatttttattgaattaaaataaaataatttattccaaaatttAAGTATATTTTTAGCTAAAATTTAAacattttttctattaGAAACAACATAAAGATAAATTCCAGATAAATGGCTATTTTTTCCTTCTTCTTGTGTGTGAATAATATATCCAAGTTGTTTTTCCaaactaatttttttttttttgtaaaataaagttgaaataattgaagTTAGAATTTTagttaaaatataatttttaaaatgaCTATATTCAGTTATTTGCATGAAAGCAGCACTGtcataattttttgatattttataataataaatcttgGAACCTTTTTTAAGAGAGAATAAATCTaacatttaaaaattaagaattGAATTAGAGGATTTCGTTGAAAGTAAAGaatttcttaaattttttttttttttttttgggaATTCAATTGGtgattttgattttctatttttccagtaaaaaattgatagagaaaataaaagaaagaagtAGAATAttcaatcatttttttgattcataaataatagataaaaacaaattatcattttccaGTAAATAGGTTGATGTTGGTttatgaattaattttaaagattGTATTGGGTTTATATTTCCATAAAAAAATTCCTTCAAATTGTAATTGgtcaaaaagaatttagaaaaatgTATGAACTcattaaaatcaataatttccaGTCTAGATTATTGCTTTTCTAATgtaaattattgatttagaataattttattgtgcataaataaaattttattaccAACTTctgaattaatttgtttttatttttttttttcaagatgtattttaagattttctttttctgaTATAAAATCGGTTTCAGtgatataaattaaaaaatttgatataaATACTTATAAATTGGGAATAATTAGCTCAATTTTATCAGTAAAACCatataattgaaatattaattgatttctTATGTTAGgattataaaaaaattttacaATATCAATTGAGGTATGATAAAGTGCgaattcaattttataAAAATGTTTTTAAAATAGTTTGTCAAATAAGGATgagaataattcaaaaagcAAATAGATTCCAACAGTGTCTAATGggaaatttgaaaatttgctattaattatattgatGGGGAAAATGAATCTAAATTGAATACTTGATTTAAGATCATTGCCATCTTTAGAGggataataatagaaattgttatatttcaaaatttcttGCTGAGTAAAATTGGGAATATTATCGTTATTACGagctttatattttttttatggTTTCTGAGAGTTTAATAGGAACTTCttctttatcaatattatcacaattattagaaaaatcATTAGGTATGTAGGGattaggtttagggtttaggtttaggggtttaggttttaggtttagggtttaggtttaggtttaggtttaggtttaggtttaggggtttaggtttaggtttaggtttaggtttttaggtttaggtttaggttttaggtttaggtttaggtttaggttttggtttaggtttaggtttaggtttaggtttaggtttttaggtttaggttttaggtttaggtttaggtttaggtttaggtttaggtttaggggttaggttttagggttttaggttttaggttaggtttaggtttaggtttaggtttaggtttaggtttaggttttaggtttaggttttaggtttttaggttttaggtttaggtttaggtttaggtttaggtttaggttttaggtttaggtttaggtttaggtttaggtttaggtttaggtttaggtttcaggttttaggtttaggtttaggtttaggtttaggtttagggtttaggtttaggtttacggtttaggtttaggtttaggttttaggtttaggtttaggtttaggtttaggttttagggtttaggtttaggtttttaggtttaggttttacgggtttaggtttaggttttaggtctaggtttaggtttaggtttagggttttaggtttaggttttaggtttaggtttaggtttaggttcAGGTTTACGGGTTTAGGTTTCggttttagggtttaggtttttaGGTTTTcggtttaggttttaggttttaggtttagggttttaggtttaggtttaggtttaggtttcGGTTTCGGTTTAGCGTTTAGGTTTcggttttaggtttaggtttcGGTTTTcggtttagggttttagggtttaggtttagggttttaggtttaggtttaggtttaggtttcGGTTTAGGTTCCAGGGGCTTTAGGGGctttagggtttaggtttaggcTTAGGTTTAGCGGGTTTAGGCTTAGGTTTAGTCTAggttttagggtttaggttttaggtttagggttcAGGCTTCGGTTctagggtttaggtttcAGGTTTCAGGGTCTAGGTTTAGCcttaggtttaggtttaggtttaggtttaggggtttaggtttaggcTTAGGTTTCAGGTCTAGCTTCAGcgtttaggtttaggttcAGGcttagggtttaggtttaggttttagggtttaggtttaggggtttaggtctttaggttttaggctcaggtttaggttttaggtttaggtttaggcttcggttttaggtttttaggttttaggtttcaggtttaggtttaggtttaggtttagcCTTCGGCTTAGGTTCAGc
It includes:
- a CDS encoding peptidase'insulinase like peptidase' — translated: MTNISIIYTFILLFNLLNLHSKHCIFSLTNKTASIQDYLSHEKYIKEVIDNNQFLKHNYTENKYRFIKLNNELDVFLISRPGKHTYGTLHIQVGSHNDPEYIPGLAHLLKQSLFINTKKYPEIYGFYKFIHLHFGETSAFTDLEYTRYYFKINSNVIEEALDRFSQSFIDPLFDEHFIEKEIININHENDIYKKQEYFNLSIIRKLTNNNNNNNETFKLEPILKEIDIRNEIIRFYQNEYSSNKMILVLTSNKSIDELTNLAIKYFSKIQNKQLPLKSFDEEIIFNHTNPYEYLKKKIIFAESIHKKNLITLYLPFETKLNGNEKLIIIYIIMKYINHNLNSNKFQYLNKKLLINDIKCHFYTQEIQFNLFKIYIELTINGIKNIEYILKEIYSAIIYIKENISFEQILQDYNHSQNEQYYNYVDDSPNNQIIDKYFNYKLMPKYVIINNIETNQINENTINSILSEIEPENMLILINTNKFNKLFDHFENNNKIVQKYKSLINTEFNIKYVKIENYTKIKYYITNTNESLIKLIKKNQIENFKNYFNITSNTTNLIHPDYSNQVSNITK